One stretch of Armatimonadota bacterium DNA includes these proteins:
- the zwf gene encoding glucose-6-phosphate dehydrogenase: protein MQLTVRVSARGPDTGTPVGVQSDSLSCADPATVACAAGESAERVQTETHAPEPCTFVLFGATGDLTRRKIIPALFRLAQRKLMPERFIIVAFARRPKDDGQFRDDVCQSLTEFGSDAAWTAEEWHTFSSRVYYVRGDLDDPASYQALSERLRQLERSHHLPGARLIYLATPPDQFAPIARQIGAAGLNHEAGPHAWVRLIVEKPFGIDLDTARDLNRELASIFTEDQIYRIDHYLGKETVQNILVLRFANQIFEPLWNQKYVDSVRITVAETLGMEGRGPYFDHAGITRDIVQNHGLQVLTLVAMEPPTSLEADAIRDEKVKVLRSIRPFTPADCEHFTVRGQYAAGKAEGTEPGAPAYRDEPGVAADSNTETYAAFQFAVDNWRWAGVPFFMQAGKRLPERKTEIEIRFRAIPNVLFARLSCTAVPANRLTIRIQPDEGAWLEIGSKMPGPDMQVEPVRMDFRYGSSFNQPIPEAYERLLLDAIRGDASLYARNDEVEAAWSLITPVLHAWQHLSCPLFPNYAAGTWGPPAGQRLMAGEPAAGEPHR from the coding sequence ATGCAGTTAACAGTGCGGGTATCGGCAAGAGGGCCGGATACCGGCACGCCGGTAGGGGTACAATCCGACTCGTTGTCGTGTGCGGATCCCGCAACAGTCGCCTGCGCGGCCGGAGAGAGCGCTGAGAGAGTGCAAACCGAAACCCATGCTCCAGAGCCCTGTACGTTTGTGCTCTTTGGCGCTACCGGCGACCTGACGCGACGCAAGATCATTCCCGCGCTCTTCCGGTTGGCGCAGCGCAAATTGATGCCGGAGCGCTTCATCATCGTGGCGTTTGCCCGCCGGCCCAAGGATGATGGCCAATTTCGTGACGACGTTTGCCAGTCTCTAACCGAATTCGGTTCGGATGCCGCATGGACGGCGGAAGAGTGGCACACGTTCTCGAGCCGCGTCTACTACGTGCGCGGCGACCTGGATGACCCGGCCTCATACCAGGCGCTCTCCGAGCGCCTTCGCCAACTCGAACGGAGTCACCACCTGCCGGGCGCCAGGCTAATCTACCTGGCCACACCGCCCGATCAGTTCGCACCTATCGCTCGCCAGATCGGCGCGGCCGGTCTGAACCATGAAGCGGGCCCTCACGCGTGGGTGCGTCTGATCGTGGAGAAGCCGTTTGGTATCGACCTCGACACGGCGCGCGACCTGAATCGCGAGCTTGCTTCCATTTTCACAGAGGACCAAATCTATCGTATCGACCACTATCTCGGCAAAGAGACCGTGCAGAACATCCTGGTGCTGCGGTTCGCCAACCAGATATTCGAGCCGCTCTGGAACCAGAAGTACGTCGACTCGGTGCGGATTACAGTAGCCGAGACGCTTGGCATGGAGGGCCGGGGTCCCTATTTTGACCACGCCGGCATTACGCGCGACATCGTTCAAAACCATGGGCTGCAAGTGCTCACCCTGGTGGCGATGGAGCCGCCAACCTCGCTGGAAGCCGATGCGATCCGCGACGAAAAAGTGAAGGTCCTACGCTCTATCCGTCCTTTTACACCGGCAGATTGTGAGCACTTCACCGTCCGCGGACAGTATGCGGCCGGCAAGGCGGAGGGAACCGAGCCCGGGGCGCCGGCATACCGCGATGAACCCGGCGTTGCGGCCGACTCCAACACCGAGACGTATGCGGCGTTCCAGTTCGCTGTGGATAACTGGCGATGGGCCGGCGTTCCGTTCTTTATGCAGGCCGGTAAGCGACTGCCGGAACGGAAGACCGAAATCGAGATTCGCTTTCGGGCAATTCCAAACGTGCTGTTTGCGCGGCTCAGTTGCACGGCAGTACCGGCAAACCGCCTCACAATCCGAATTCAGCCCGATGAAGGCGCCTGGCTCGAAATAGGCAGCAAGATGCCCGGTCCCGACATGCAGGTGGAACCCGTCCGCATGGATTTCCGGTATGGCTCCAGCTTCAATCAGCCGATCCCGGAAGCCTACGAGCGCCTGCTGCTCGACGCAATACGTGGTGACGCATCGCTCTACGCCCGCAATGATGAAGTGGAAGCGGCATGGTCACTGATAACGCCGGTTCTGCACGCCTGGCAGCACCTCAGTTGCCCGCTCTTCCCAAACTATGCCGCCGGCACCTGGGGCCCGCCGGCGGGGCAGCGGCTGATGGCGGGCGAACCGGCCGCAGGCGAACCGCACCGGTAG
- a CDS encoding S8 family serine peptidase gives MGHKPHGAATAGRQLRPILMTFGRVAVLLLVLSGASAVRSAAQIPPLVRGFAPGSPPERPITQVMVKLAPGANPLLFAAQFSAVAARLTGANHTAVSQLAYKSSIPNLDWHVFRLAQPSALNATVAALKRMPGVLFAEPDWHIRAETLPPPNDTYWALEDWEQLIVVLSGLDSTDADARQDDSAFWTYTWNLEEINSLGAWNTFPGHYYTAAERKNLAANDPAKLPLVAVIDSGIDFSHADFAYVADVSTNPNQSTQTDISDGGQINTALARNFVFGNRNPNPMLAQDDLGHGTSVSGIIAAAANNGTGIPGLGFVAQLVPLKVIDSTGSGDDSDLVYALEYAAANHCVVCNVSLDLDTTTYPQALADAVDYDWKHGTLVVAAAGNDGDPTHPSDGEIRRYPASLVHVLAVAATAYGGDTVIGGEQLASYSNYGYELGVAAPGGDITTFVNNAPNADTLGLNPTQEYVLIWSTAPTYTVSLSDPTNPALGEYAQLGLYGLNYGSLPGTSLATPHVTALAALYAAEHGYSQVHGLPQKLINAIERGAHQMNARPDGGWDNVFGYGRIDAAETIADANPRAAWKGGVVGRITFGTTPVGDVNVVATSLKRLHQYSNSTYPDGIYHIVNCSTDWYVVRATVFGNTDAFLAPIDAGCDYQGASMPLDFNQVTITPNAYVHYGASIQFSATVTGPSNTNVIWSLPYHPKSASLSSTGLLKAPTAFTNERAVVEAQSAADPARDDMAIVTFVPSVTAVSVQPGSVTGGTSATGTVTLDYPASYFGATVTLSSDNSNAGVPATVTVAPGAKQATFTVTTKSVTSTATANIKATYYGTSASGALTINP, from the coding sequence ATGGGACATAAGCCCCATGGAGCTGCTACAGCCGGACGACAGCTCCGGCCAATTCTCATGACTTTCGGGAGGGTCGCGGTGCTGCTGCTCGTGCTCAGCGGCGCCTCGGCGGTGCGATCTGCAGCGCAGATACCGCCGCTGGTACGTGGCTTTGCGCCGGGCTCGCCGCCCGAGCGGCCGATAACGCAAGTGATGGTCAAGCTGGCGCCCGGCGCCAATCCGTTGCTGTTTGCGGCGCAATTCTCTGCGGTGGCAGCGCGGCTCACAGGTGCGAACCACACCGCGGTGTCTCAACTGGCCTACAAAAGCTCCATACCGAACCTTGACTGGCACGTCTTCCGGCTGGCTCAGCCCTCCGCGCTGAATGCGACGGTAGCGGCGCTGAAGAGGATGCCGGGCGTTTTGTTTGCCGAGCCCGACTGGCACATACGCGCCGAAACCCTGCCTCCGCCGAACGATACGTACTGGGCCCTGGAGGATTGGGAGCAGTTGATCGTGGTGCTAAGCGGCCTTGACTCTACCGACGCCGATGCCCGACAAGACGATTCGGCATTCTGGACCTACACCTGGAACCTGGAGGAGATCAACTCACTCGGCGCCTGGAACACCTTCCCCGGCCACTACTACACCGCGGCGGAGCGGAAGAACCTTGCGGCAAACGACCCGGCAAAACTGCCGCTTGTTGCCGTTATTGACAGCGGGATTGACTTTTCTCACGCCGACTTCGCTTACGTAGCGGATGTCTCTACGAATCCCAACCAATCGACGCAGACCGACATCTCCGACGGCGGCCAGATCAATACGGCGCTGGCGCGCAACTTTGTGTTTGGCAACCGCAACCCGAACCCGATGTTGGCGCAAGACGACCTGGGACATGGCACCAGCGTCTCCGGTATCATTGCGGCCGCTGCGAACAACGGCACGGGCATCCCCGGTCTTGGATTTGTGGCGCAACTGGTCCCACTCAAGGTAATCGACAGCACGGGCAGTGGCGACGACTCGGACCTCGTCTACGCCCTGGAGTACGCAGCAGCCAATCACTGCGTCGTTTGCAATGTAAGCCTGGACCTGGATACCACCACTTATCCTCAGGCGTTGGCCGACGCCGTGGATTACGACTGGAAGCATGGCACCCTGGTGGTGGCGGCCGCCGGCAATGACGGCGACCCAACACACCCATCCGACGGCGAAATCCGCCGCTACCCCGCATCTCTTGTTCATGTGCTCGCCGTGGCTGCTACGGCATATGGCGGCGACACGGTGATCGGCGGTGAGCAGCTCGCGTCGTACAGCAACTACGGCTACGAACTCGGCGTTGCGGCGCCTGGCGGCGATATCACCACGTTTGTAAACAACGCGCCGAATGCCGATACTCTCGGGCTCAATCCAACCCAGGAGTACGTGCTGATCTGGTCGACAGCTCCTACTTACACCGTATCGCTGTCGGACCCCACGAACCCCGCTCTGGGCGAGTATGCGCAGCTGGGGCTGTACGGGTTGAACTATGGATCGCTGCCCGGCACATCGCTGGCCACGCCACACGTTACCGCGCTCGCGGCTCTGTACGCGGCGGAGCACGGATACAGCCAGGTTCACGGGTTGCCTCAAAAGCTGATCAACGCGATTGAGCGTGGCGCACATCAGATGAACGCGAGGCCGGATGGTGGCTGGGACAACGTGTTCGGGTACGGACGAATCGATGCGGCAGAGACGATTGCAGACGCAAATCCGCGGGCAGCATGGAAGGGCGGCGTCGTCGGCAGGATCACGTTCGGCACCACGCCGGTTGGCGATGTGAATGTGGTGGCGACCTCACTGAAGAGGCTGCACCAGTACTCCAACTCCACGTACCCGGATGGCATCTACCATATCGTCAACTGCTCCACGGATTGGTATGTGGTACGGGCGACCGTGTTCGGCAATACCGACGCCTTTTTGGCGCCGATCGACGCGGGCTGCGACTACCAGGGCGCTTCAATGCCGCTCGACTTCAATCAGGTGACCATAACGCCAAACGCCTATGTACACTACGGCGCCAGCATCCAGTTCAGCGCAACCGTCACCGGACCCAGCAACACGAACGTGATCTGGAGTCTTCCCTACCATCCAAAGAGCGCTTCGCTGAGCAGCACCGGCCTTCTGAAGGCGCCGACGGCGTTCACCAACGAACGGGCGGTGGTTGAAGCGCAGAGTGCGGCAGATCCGGCTCGCGATGATATGGCCATCGTTACGTTTGTGCCAAGCGTGACGGCGGTTTCGGTTCAGCCCGGCAGCGTTACCGGCGGCACCTCGGCCACCGGCACCGTTACGCTAGACTACCCAGCGTCGTATTTTGGTGCGACTGTGACGCTAAGCAGCGACAATTCCAACGCCGGAGTCCCGGCCACAGTTACGGTTGCTCCGGGCGCAAAACAAGCGACGTTCACGGTTACCACAAAGAGCGTAACATCAACCGCAACAGCGAACATCAAGGCGACGTACTACGGCACCTCGGCTTCGGGCGCGCTGACGATAAATCCCTGA
- a CDS encoding M20/M25/M40 family metallo-hydrolase has product MRLAIRGQLDSALGELAALCAIPSVSARSEALEPCAELVAAQMREHGLQAEVMPTAGGPPIVFGSLAGRQPDAPTILLYNHYDVQPPEPLDLWESPPFELTIRSGVAFGRGVGDDKGHITSRLLTLDALRAVTGELPFNVKFLVEGEEEIGSPHLGDWILAHPGLLAADACIWEEGMVTPEGAPLLYCGMRGIACFELRCHTISHDAHSGFGGSILPNAAWRLAWALASLKSQDERIAIFGHYDTAVLPTIRDLQLLSALPNDAAEVRNRYVLPDSGFLGGRQTDGLEYHRRAVFEPSLTINGLDAGWQGPGSKTVLPADARAKIDFRLVPDQDPATVGRLLREHLDRLGFEDVESVYLNGQRPARVDPDHPWVRLAAETGEQVYQQQAAIAPMLGSSGPMWWFAHHLGLPIATPGIEYPGLRAHSPNENVRLDDFELGTLHCAHLLSRVGELPR; this is encoded by the coding sequence AGCACGGACTGCAAGCCGAAGTCATGCCGACCGCCGGCGGACCGCCTATCGTCTTCGGCTCGCTCGCCGGCCGGCAGCCCGACGCACCGACCATACTCCTCTACAACCACTACGACGTTCAGCCGCCGGAACCGCTGGACCTATGGGAGTCGCCGCCGTTCGAACTGACGATCCGTTCGGGGGTGGCATTCGGTCGCGGCGTTGGCGATGACAAAGGCCACATTACATCGCGACTGCTCACGCTGGATGCCCTGCGTGCCGTCACCGGTGAATTGCCGTTCAACGTCAAGTTTCTTGTTGAGGGTGAAGAGGAGATCGGCAGTCCCCACCTTGGTGACTGGATCCTGGCCCATCCCGGGCTGCTGGCCGCGGATGCCTGCATCTGGGAAGAGGGGATGGTCACCCCGGAGGGAGCGCCACTGCTCTACTGCGGCATGCGCGGCATCGCCTGCTTTGAACTGCGCTGCCATACCATTTCACACGATGCCCACAGCGGCTTCGGCGGCAGCATTCTGCCCAACGCCGCCTGGAGGTTGGCGTGGGCGCTGGCAAGCCTCAAGAGCCAGGATGAGCGGATCGCGATTTTCGGTCACTACGATACCGCTGTACTACCAACGATCCGCGACCTCCAGCTGCTCAGCGCTCTTCCGAATGATGCAGCCGAGGTACGAAACCGCTACGTTCTCCCGGATTCCGGCTTCCTCGGCGGTCGCCAGACCGATGGGCTGGAGTATCACCGGCGAGCCGTGTTTGAACCCTCTCTGACAATCAATGGGCTTGACGCAGGCTGGCAGGGACCCGGTTCAAAAACGGTGCTTCCGGCCGACGCCCGCGCCAAGATCGACTTCCGGCTGGTGCCAGATCAAGATCCGGCAACCGTGGGTCGCTTGTTAAGGGAGCATCTGGATAGGCTCGGGTTTGAGGATGTTGAGTCGGTCTATCTCAACGGACAGCGGCCAGCTCGAGTGGATCCCGACCACCCGTGGGTGCGGCTTGCTGCCGAGACCGGCGAACAGGTCTATCAGCAGCAGGCTGCGATAGCCCCCATGTTGGGCTCATCCGGGCCTATGTGGTGGTTCGCACATCACCTCGGCCTACCCATCGCAACGCCGGGCATCGAATACCCGGGGCTGCGGGCGCACTCGCCGAATGAAAACGTAAGGCTCGACGATTTTGAGCTCGGCACGCTGCACTGCGCTCACCTTCTCTCACGCGTGGGAGAATTGCCACGCTGA